One part of the Helicobacter cetorum MIT 99-5656 genome encodes these proteins:
- a CDS encoding efflux RND transporter permease subunit, whose translation MLASIIEFSLRQRVIVIVCAILTLFFGTYSFINTPVDAFPDISPTQVKIILKLPGSSPEEMENNIVRPLELELLGLKGQKSLRSISKYSISDITIDFDDSVDIYLARNIVNERLLSVMKDLPVGVEGGMAPIVTPLSDMFMFTIDGDITEIEKRQLLDFVIRPQLRMISGVADVNSIGGFSRAFVIVPDFNDMARLGVSISDLEEVLKANLRNSGAGRVDRDGETFLVKIQTASLSLEDIGRITISTNLGHLHIKDFARVVSQSRTRLGFVTKDGIGETTEGLVLSLKGANSKKIITQVRQKLEELKPLLPNDVSINVFYDRSEFTQKAIATVSKTLIEAIVLIIITLFLFLGNLRASVAVGVILPLSLSVAFILIKLNDLTLNLMSLGGLIIAIGMLIDSAVVVVENAFEKLSSNTTTTKLHAIYRSCKEIAVSVVSGVVIIIVFFVPILTLQGLEGKMFKPLAESIVYALLGTLILSITIIPVMSSIVLKATPHSETFLTRFLNKVYAPLLEFFVYNPKKVIIAAFIFLVASLSLFPFVGKTFMPNLDEGDVVLSVETTPSISLEQSKELMLKIENAIRNNVKEVKTIVARTGSDEIGLDLGGLNQSDTFISFIPKKEWSVKSKEALLQKIMDSLEGFKGINFSFTQPIEMRISEMLTGVRGDLAIKIFGDDITKLNELSFQIAQLLKGIKGSNEVLTTLNEGVNYLYVTPDKEAMANVGIASDEFSRFLKSALEGLIVDVIPTGISRTPVMIRQESDFASSITKIKSLALTSKYGVAVPITSIAEIKEVDGPVSIVRENSRRMSVVRSNVVGRDLNSFVEEAKKVISKNISLPSSYYITYGGQFENQQRANARLSTVIPLSILAIFFILFFTFKSIPLALLILLNIPFAVTGGLIALFLVGEYISVPASVGFIALFGIAVLNGVVMIGYFKELLSQGKSIEECVLQGAKRRLRPVLMTACIAGLGLIPLLFSHSVGSEVQKPLAIVVLGGLVTSSALTLLLLPPMFMLVAKKLKLSEH comes from the coding sequence ATGTTAGCTTCCATTATTGAATTTTCCTTACGCCAGCGAGTGATTGTCATTGTCTGTGCGATTCTAACTTTATTTTTTGGAACTTATAGTTTTATCAACACGCCAGTGGACGCTTTTCCTGATATTTCGCCCACTCAAGTAAAAATCATTTTAAAGCTTCCAGGCTCAAGCCCTGAAGAAATGGAAAATAACATTGTGCGGCCTTTGGAGTTAGAGCTTCTAGGGTTGAAGGGGCAAAAATCTCTAAGAAGTATCTCTAAGTATTCTATTTCAGATATCACCATAGACTTTGATGATAGTGTAGATATTTATCTAGCTAGAAATATTGTTAATGAACGCCTTCTTAGTGTGATGAAAGATTTGCCCGTAGGCGTTGAAGGGGGCATGGCACCTATTGTTACGCCCTTATCAGACATGTTTATGTTCACTATTGATGGGGATATTACTGAGATAGAAAAACGCCAGCTTTTAGATTTTGTTATCCGTCCGCAGTTACGAATGATTAGTGGCGTGGCTGATGTCAATTCTATCGGGGGTTTTAGTAGGGCGTTTGTGATTGTGCCAGATTTTAATGATATGGCAAGACTTGGCGTAAGCATTTCTGATTTAGAAGAAGTTCTAAAAGCGAATTTGAGAAATAGCGGAGCAGGGCGTGTGGATAGAGATGGCGAGACTTTTTTAGTCAAAATCCAAACCGCATCACTTTCTTTAGAAGACATCGGCAGAATCACCATTTCTACGAATTTGGGGCATTTACACATCAAGGACTTTGCTAGAGTGGTCAGTCAGTCTCGCACCCGATTAGGTTTTGTAACTAAAGATGGCATAGGCGAGACCACAGAAGGCTTGGTGCTTTCTTTAAAAGGGGCTAATTCTAAAAAGATTATCACTCAGGTGCGTCAAAAATTAGAAGAATTAAAACCCCTTCTACCTAATGATGTGTCTATCAATGTGTTTTATGACCGCTCAGAATTTACGCAAAAAGCCATTGCAACCGTTTCTAAAACGCTTATAGAAGCCATTGTTTTAATCATTATCACACTCTTTTTATTCTTAGGGAATTTACGAGCCAGTGTTGCAGTAGGGGTGATTTTGCCCTTAAGCTTGTCCGTAGCGTTTATCCTTATCAAACTTAATGATTTGACTTTAAATCTAATGAGCTTGGGGGGGCTAATTATTGCCATAGGCATGCTGATTGACTCTGCGGTGGTAGTGGTAGAAAACGCTTTTGAAAAGTTAAGCAGTAATACCACTACTACCAAATTGCATGCCATTTATCGCTCATGCAAAGAAATTGCAGTTTCAGTGGTGAGTGGGGTGGTGATTATTATCGTGTTTTTTGTGCCGATTTTAACCTTACAAGGCTTAGAAGGGAAGATGTTTAAACCTTTAGCTGAGAGTATTGTTTATGCTCTGTTAGGCACTTTAATTTTATCCATTACCATTATTCCTGTCATGAGTTCTATTGTGTTAAAAGCCACGCCCCATAGCGAGACCTTTTTAACCCGATTTTTAAATAAAGTCTATGCCCCTTTGCTAGAATTTTTTGTCTATAATCCTAAAAAGGTGATTATCGCAGCGTTTATATTCTTAGTGGCTAGTCTTTCATTATTTCCTTTTGTAGGTAAGACTTTCATGCCAAATTTAGATGAAGGCGATGTGGTTTTGAGCGTAGAAACTACCCCTTCTATTTCTTTGGAGCAGTCTAAGGAGCTTATGCTAAAAATTGAAAACGCTATCAGGAATAATGTTAAAGAAGTCAAAACCATAGTCGCACGCACCGGAAGCGATGAAATAGGGCTTGATTTAGGCGGTTTGAATCAAAGCGACACTTTTATATCCTTTATTCCTAAAAAAGAGTGGTCGGTTAAATCCAAAGAAGCATTATTACAAAAAATTATGGATTCCTTAGAAGGTTTTAAGGGGATCAATTTTTCTTTCACCCAACCCATTGAAATGAGAATTTCTGAAATGCTAACAGGAGTTAGGGGGGATTTAGCGATTAAAATTTTTGGAGATGATATTACCAAACTTAATGAATTGAGCTTTCAAATTGCACAGCTTTTAAAAGGGATTAAAGGCTCTAATGAAGTGTTAACCACTCTTAATGAAGGCGTAAACTACCTGTATGTAACCCCAGATAAAGAGGCTATGGCAAATGTAGGGATTGCAAGTGATGAGTTTTCAAGGTTTTTAAAATCCGCTTTAGAAGGCTTGATTGTAGATGTGATTCCTACAGGAATTTCACGCACCCCTGTAATGATTCGCCAAGAGAGTGATTTTGCAAGCTCTATCACTAAGATTAAAAGCCTAGCTCTCACTTCAAAATACGGCGTTGCGGTGCCTATTACTTCCATTGCTGAAATCAAAGAAGTGGATGGCCCTGTTTCTATTGTGCGTGAAAATTCAAGGCGTATGAGTGTGGTGCGTAGTAATGTGGTAGGGCGAGATTTAAATTCCTTTGTAGAAGAAGCTAAAAAGGTGATTAGTAAAAATATTAGCTTGCCTTCTAGTTACTACATCACTTATGGGGGGCAGTTTGAAAACCAGCAACGAGCTAATGCAAGGCTTTCAACTGTGATTCCTTTAAGCATATTAGCGATTTTTTTCATTCTCTTTTTCACTTTTAAAAGCATTCCTTTAGCCTTACTCATTCTCTTAAACATTCCTTTTGCAGTGACCGGCGGATTGATTGCATTATTTCTAGTAGGGGAGTATATTTCAGTGCCAGCGAGCGTGGGCTTTATCGCTCTTTTTGGGATTGCAGTTTTAAATGGCGTGGTGATGATAGGTTATTTCAAAGAGCTTCTATCACAAGGCAAGAGCATAGAAGAGTGCGTTTTACAGGGGGCAAAAAGGCGTTTGAGACCGGTTTTGATGACCGCTTGTATCGCTGGTTTAGGATTGATTCCATTATTGTTTTCACATAGTGTAGGCTCAGAAGTCCAAAAGCCTCTAGCGATTGTCGTGCTTGGGGGCTTAGTAACTTCAAGTGCTTTAACTTTACTCTTATTGCCGCCTATGTTTATGCTTGTAGCTAAAAAGTTGAAATTAAGCGAGCATTAA
- a CDS encoding FecCD family ABC transporter permease: MNKTLKTYHLALFCLILSVLVLLFGGELLSFNEWLEVFQNTKNHFLHGEELSSLSIIILEIRLPRVLLALLVGASLSGSGVIMQTIFRNPLVDPFLLGISSGAMLGVALAIAIFESNIAILAFLGAILASLAILALNRVLGNSALSLVLSGVVLSAFLGALAGAIKFFVLPQKAQAIVVWLLGSLSLSSYKDCLVALIGLAVGFIPLFLLRWRINLLSLSDAQSLSLGINPVLLRTLCLACVSIASAMSVSVSGTIGWIGLVVPHVARLFFGANLQKLLMGSLLMGAFFLLLADVVAKMITPYDLPVGITTSVLGAPFFLWLLFKTRGI, translated from the coding sequence ATGAATAAAACACTCAAAACTTACCATTTAGCCTTGTTTTGCTTAATCTTAAGCGTTTTAGTCTTGCTCTTTGGAGGGGAACTATTAAGCTTTAATGAATGGCTAGAAGTGTTTCAAAACACCAAAAATCATTTTTTGCATGGCGAGGAGCTGAGCTCTTTGAGTATTATTATTTTAGAAATTCGCTTACCCAGAGTGCTTTTAGCACTTTTAGTAGGGGCTAGTTTGTCTGGGAGTGGGGTTATTATGCAAACGATTTTTAGAAACCCGCTTGTTGACCCCTTTTTGTTAGGCATTTCTAGTGGGGCTATGCTAGGGGTGGCACTAGCGATTGCTATTTTTGAATCTAATATTGCGATTTTGGCGTTTTTAGGGGCGATTTTAGCGAGTCTAGCCATTTTAGCACTCAATAGGGTTTTGGGTAATTCAGCCCTTTCGCTTGTGCTATCAGGGGTGGTGCTAAGCGCGTTTTTAGGAGCGTTAGCAGGGGCGATAAAGTTCTTTGTGCTCCCCCAAAAAGCTCAAGCGATTGTGGTATGGCTTTTAGGAAGTTTATCTTTATCTAGTTATAAGGATTGCTTAGTAGCTTTAATAGGACTGGCTGTAGGGTTCATACCGCTTTTTTTGTTAAGGTGGCGTATCAATTTGTTGAGTTTGAGCGATGCACAAAGTTTGAGCTTAGGCATTAATCCTGTGCTTTTACGCACCCTGTGCTTAGCGTGTGTGAGTATCGCAAGTGCAATGAGTGTGAGTGTGTCTGGCACGATTGGCTGGATTGGTTTGGTAGTGCCGCATGTTGCACGGCTCTTTTTTGGGGCGAATTTACAAAAATTGCTTATGGGTTCGTTGCTTATGGGGGCGTTTTTCTTGCTACTAGCTGATGTAGTGGCTAAGATGATTACGCCCTATGATTTACCAGTAGGCATTACCACAAGTGTTTTAGGAGCCCCCTTTTTCTTATGGCTCTTGTTTAAAACTAGGGGGATTTAA
- a CDS encoding acyl-CoA thioesterase, whose translation MPHIQASQLNNFDCTLDTADPTKLMMSYLVVPTMANFSNVMHGGELLNLLDKVAYVCSARYCGKGTVTLSVDGVTFKYPIPVGNLVTFLASINYVGNTSCEVGIKVLSEDFKTHVVTHTNSCYFTMVAVENGKPTPMPKYEPKTDIEIRRYEGALKRKEMRMHGYLKSGKAKL comes from the coding sequence ATGCCCCATATACAAGCCTCTCAATTGAATAATTTTGATTGCACTTTAGACACCGCTGACCCCACAAAATTGATGATGAGCTATCTTGTTGTGCCGACTATGGCAAATTTTAGCAATGTCATGCATGGGGGCGAATTGCTGAATTTGTTAGATAAAGTCGCTTATGTGTGTTCAGCTCGCTATTGCGGTAAAGGAACGGTAACTCTAAGTGTAGATGGCGTAACCTTTAAATACCCCATTCCTGTAGGGAATTTAGTCACTTTCTTAGCTAGCATCAATTATGTGGGTAACACTTCTTGTGAAGTAGGCATTAAGGTTTTGAGTGAAGATTTTAAAACCCATGTGGTAACCCACACCAATTCATGCTACTTCACTATGGTGGCCGTAGAAAATGGCAAGCCTACCCCAATGCCCAAATACGAACCCAAAACAGATATTGAAATCCGCCGTTATGAGGGGGCTTTAAAGCGTAAAGAAATGCGTATGCATGGCTACTTAAAGAGCGGAAAAGCAAAGCTTTGA
- a CDS encoding TonB-dependent receptor family protein, whose translation MLLALLGVVVLDAKSDKKSYTLSKVKALGVNKNIDSREYGGIDAPKNWQSPSVKNFAGSRTVISNKQITQGANQSIEESLQNAPGLQIRNVNGTGSEPSISVRGFGAGAAGHSDTGNILINGIPIYADPYSAIRLPIIPLNFLNVDRIDIVKGGASVQYGPNTFGGVIDIITKEIPKTWVNEVAERTTFWGKARNGGFFNKNAKNPIKSLGNNMLYDTYLKSGGMINKHFGVQMQMDLLKGQGFRDSSPINNRNFMLEGLWKVNDNNSFKAYYQYYDFYFADPGSLSIEAYNQNRFQNDRPNNIKSGRSKRFGIVYQNYFGTSEKVNGDFTFTYYTQDMSRDFEFDTNFLNVNSNPNDGLVYTDEKYNGYAVFHHPRRFVFNAFEPKLHLNVKTGNVKQTFIAGLRFFASDLYFPPALRNTTICKGGFTPIKGRIFHESLQDLENSGVTLKDGVVVGNRSVQQLEADGDLGYNTSDCSQTGYQENYAFFPDQRLNNNFTAVYLSDKIDILDGKIVITPGLRYTFLNYHYKIKMLNPNYTYNMLDMNEQDDFIYRDYPKQQNEWNPAVNIAYKPLEGWLLYFNYQRSFIPPQQGMAAFYNGFYEQFYTQHFNEIEVGQRYSYKDKLSFNANYFLTFAKDYNSGGYTSVPIDGRSQGVELEAYYVPVRGLQLHAAYTYADAIITNNGDSNPFFVGIVNSSYDGQYDTFNIKGKRFPYVSPNQFIFDARYNYKNTTIGLSSFFYSRSYSSMLNSTQSKQVCGWIQPLWGINYQCNNVGMLPWYWVWNIQLSQVLWQNDRHKITASLQVNNIFNMKYYFRGIGTSPTGRQPGPGRSVTCFINYEF comes from the coding sequence TTGTTGTTGGCATTGCTTGGCGTGGTTGTGCTAGATGCAAAAAGCGATAAAAAATCTTACACTCTAAGCAAAGTGAAGGCTTTGGGGGTTAATAAGAATATTGACTCCAGAGAATATGGCGGTATTGATGCCCCTAAGAATTGGCAAAGTCCAAGCGTTAAGAATTTTGCAGGAAGTAGGACGGTGATTTCTAATAAGCAAATCACTCAAGGGGCTAATCAGAGCATTGAAGAGTCTTTGCAAAATGCCCCCGGACTTCAGATTAGAAATGTCAATGGCACAGGCTCAGAGCCTTCTATTAGTGTGAGGGGGTTTGGAGCTGGGGCTGCAGGGCATAGTGATACAGGAAATATTTTAATCAATGGCATTCCTATTTATGCTGACCCCTATTCAGCGATTAGATTACCCATTATACCCTTAAATTTTTTGAATGTGGATAGGATTGATATTGTGAAGGGGGGAGCAAGCGTTCAATATGGGCCTAATACTTTTGGGGGCGTTATTGATATTATCACCAAAGAAATTCCAAAAACTTGGGTTAATGAAGTGGCTGAAAGAACTACTTTTTGGGGGAAGGCTAGAAATGGCGGATTTTTTAACAAAAACGCTAAGAACCCCATTAAAAGCTTGGGTAATAACATGCTTTATGACACTTATTTGAAGAGTGGCGGTATGATAAACAAGCATTTTGGGGTTCAAATGCAAATGGATTTACTCAAAGGGCAAGGTTTTAGAGATAGTAGCCCTATCAATAATCGTAATTTTATGTTAGAAGGTCTTTGGAAAGTTAATGATAATAATAGTTTTAAAGCCTATTACCAATACTATGATTTTTATTTTGCTGACCCAGGAAGTTTGAGTATAGAAGCTTATAATCAAAACCGCTTTCAAAACGACCGCCCCAATAATATTAAAAGCGGGCGTTCAAAGCGTTTTGGTATTGTATATCAAAATTATTTTGGCACCAGTGAAAAGGTCAATGGCGATTTCACTTTTACCTACTACACTCAAGATATGAGTAGGGATTTTGAATTTGACACCAATTTTTTAAATGTCAATAGTAACCCTAATGACGGGCTTGTTTATACTGATGAAAAATACAATGGCTATGCGGTGTTTCACCATCCTAGAAGGTTTGTGTTTAACGCCTTTGAGCCTAAATTGCATTTGAATGTTAAGACAGGTAATGTTAAGCAAACTTTTATAGCGGGCTTAAGGTTTTTTGCTTCTGATTTGTATTTTCCACCCGCTTTGAGAAATACAACCATTTGTAAAGGCGGATTCACCCCCATTAAAGGTAGGATTTTTCATGAAAGTTTACAAGATTTAGAAAATAGTGGCGTTACGCTCAAAGATGGTGTTGTGGTGGGTAATAGAAGCGTGCAGCAATTAGAAGCAGATGGGGACTTGGGGTATAACACAAGCGATTGTTCTCAGACAGGGTATCAAGAAAACTACGCCTTTTTCCCTGATCAACGCTTGAATAATAATTTTACAGCGGTGTATTTGAGCGATAAAATTGATATTTTAGACGGCAAGATTGTAATCACTCCGGGACTTAGATACACTTTTTTGAATTACCATTACAAAATTAAAATGCTCAACCCTAACTACACTTACAATATGCTAGATATGAACGAGCAAGATGACTTTATTTACAGGGATTATCCTAAACAACAAAATGAATGGAACCCCGCAGTCAATATCGCCTATAAGCCACTTGAAGGGTGGTTGCTCTATTTCAATTATCAGCGCAGTTTCATTCCCCCACAACAAGGAATGGCGGCTTTTTACAACGGATTTTATGAGCAATTTTACACACAACATTTCAATGAAATTGAAGTGGGACAACGCTATAGCTACAAGGATAAGCTAAGTTTTAATGCAAACTACTTTTTGACTTTTGCAAAAGATTATAATTCAGGGGGCTATACTTCAGTGCCAATTGATGGCAGAAGTCAAGGGGTAGAATTAGAAGCTTATTATGTGCCAGTTAGGGGCTTACAACTCCATGCGGCTTACACTTATGCGGATGCGATAATCACTAATAATGGCGATAGTAACCCTTTCTTTGTAGGTATTGTCAATTCTTCTTATGACGGACAATACGATACTTTTAATATTAAGGGTAAGAGATTTCCTTATGTAAGCCCTAACCAATTTATTTTTGACGCACGCTACAATTATAAAAACACTACCATTGGGTTATCAAGCTTCTTTTATAGCCGCTCTTATAGTAGCATGCTAAATAGCACACAATCTAAGCAAGTGTGCGGATGGATTCAACCCTTATGGGGCATTAACTATCAATGCAATAATGTGGGCATGCTGCCATGGTATTGGGTGTGGAATATCCAACTAAGTCAAGTATTGTGGCAAAATGACCGCCATAAAATCACCGCAAGCTTGCAAGTGAATAATATTTTCAACATGAAATACTATTTTAGGGGTATTGGCACTAGCCCTACAGGTAGACAGCCTGGACCTGGCCGCTCTGTAACTTGCTTTATCAACTACGAGTTTTAA
- a CDS encoding SDR family oxidoreductase has translation MQDREENQKVAIITGASSGIGLECALLLLEQGYKVYALSRRASLCVALNHALCESIDIDVSDSMALKEVFALIQAKENHCDVLINSAGYGLFGSLEEIPIKDAKRQFDVNFFALCEVIQWSLPLLKNKPYSKIFNLSSVAGRMSMLFLGYYNASKHALEAYSDVLRMELMPFKVQVCLIEPGAVRSNWENTAFSIKQFERENSFYAHDLHATRIFYARVYQQAFSTKLVAQKIVALNAKPKIKARYLIGLKTKLWLVLYKVLPSSWCDYFSRLIILRKKA, from the coding sequence ATGCAGGATAGAGAAGAAAATCAAAAAGTCGCTATTATTACAGGGGCAAGTTCGGGTATTGGGTTAGAGTGTGCGTTATTATTGCTAGAGCAAGGGTATAAAGTCTATGCGTTATCTAGGCGTGCGAGTTTGTGTGTAGCATTAAACCATGCTTTGTGCGAGAGTATAGATATTGATGTGAGCGATTCTATGGCTTTGAAAGAAGTGTTTGCACTCATTCAAGCTAAGGAAAATCATTGTGATGTCTTAATCAATTCAGCTGGTTATGGGCTGTTTGGAAGCTTAGAAGAGATTCCTATTAAAGACGCTAAAAGACAATTTGATGTGAATTTTTTTGCCCTTTGTGAAGTGATTCAATGGAGTTTGCCCTTGTTGAAAAACAAGCCTTATTCTAAGATTTTCAACCTTTCTTCTGTGGCGGGGCGTATGAGCATGCTTTTTTTGGGCTATTACAATGCAAGTAAGCATGCCCTAGAAGCCTATAGTGATGTGCTACGCATGGAGCTTATGCCCTTTAAGGTTCAAGTGTGTTTGATAGAGCCTGGAGCTGTGAGAAGCAATTGGGAAAACACCGCCTTTTCTATCAAGCAATTTGAGCGTGAAAACAGCTTTTATGCGCATGATTTGCATGCGACTAGAATATTTTATGCCCGCGTGTATCAACAAGCCTTTAGCACTAAGTTGGTGGCTCAAAAAATTGTCGCTCTTAATGCAAAGCCAAAAATCAAAGCCCGCTATCTCATTGGCTTGAAAACGAAGTTATGGTTAGTCTTATATAAAGTTTTGCCTAGTAGCTGGTGCGATTATTTCTCTAGGCTCATTATTCTTAGGAAAAAAGCATGA
- a CDS encoding flagellar hook protein FlgE, translated as MNDTLLNAYSGIKTHQFGIDSLSNNIANINTLGYRSNEPEFKSLFSSHLDALNAKSVMANDRNYGVTGAGNALLSKDGEYMPSEGDFHMAYQGKGWFVIGPNKNGTLTINKDGYEKKQDNFLTRSGNFVRDADGYLVTPEGYYVYGVDLHKIKDGTLNATPRDEDIEKLHSNTLSPLKIPQDLTYQPVLSTKVDISVNLNPKDHVKGAQEFFLDDKGAIIEKRFLNQDINALANDDNEPLDAITHRKLNISVQKDGKKEDFTFTYGDSEKGENQFKTLGDLKKLLKEKTGLDLNLIKSEDDVKKPPLLLEIANPSDNPVIFSLSGGIADKLGLSANEMELKKGIARDSVAIRIPYYSTSADIYDEAGNKYLLQSEYFMTNSNDPASSPTSTRKNQTWQVKSYIVDSREKDPINEPIWEIIGFDSETHKMKATPITLDFKGNKLTYSLDKSESHVSSDLSYQESKLLEVSQDGKPKGIFRDMRIEENGIISLSFSNGAVEPVARIGILAFTNDQGLRKVGGNVYEMEEGTINGQNRPLSGNPILGWDEEGKLKFGKIRHKYLETSNVNAGNALTNLILMQRGYSMNAKAFSTGDDMIKEAISLKK; from the coding sequence ATGAATGACACCCTTTTAAACGCATACAGCGGAATCAAAACCCATCAATTTGGCATTGATAGTCTCTCTAATAATATCGCTAATATTAACACCCTAGGCTATCGCTCTAATGAGCCTGAATTTAAGAGCTTGTTCTCTTCGCATTTAGACGCCTTGAATGCTAAATCAGTTATGGCAAATGATAGGAATTATGGCGTTACAGGAGCGGGTAATGCCCTTTTGAGTAAAGATGGCGAATACATGCCTAGTGAAGGGGATTTTCATATGGCTTATCAAGGTAAGGGCTGGTTTGTTATAGGGCCTAATAAAAACGGCACACTCACTATCAATAAAGATGGATATGAAAAAAAACAGGATAATTTTCTCACACGCTCCGGAAATTTCGTGCGAGATGCTGATGGCTATTTAGTAACCCCTGAAGGCTATTATGTCTATGGCGTGGATTTGCATAAAATTAAAGACGGCACCCTTAATGCCACCCCTAGAGATGAAGATATTGAAAAATTACACAGCAACACCCTATCGCCCTTGAAAATTCCTCAAGATTTGACCTACCAGCCTGTGCTTAGCACTAAAGTAGATATTAGTGTGAATTTGAATCCTAAAGACCATGTCAAGGGGGCTCAAGAGTTCTTTTTAGACGATAAAGGTGCGATTATAGAAAAGCGTTTTTTAAACCAAGACATCAACGCCCTAGCTAATGATGACAACGAACCACTAGACGCCATAACACACCGCAAACTAAACATTAGCGTTCAAAAAGATGGTAAAAAAGAAGATTTTACTTTCACTTATGGGGATTCTGAAAAAGGAGAGAATCAATTCAAAACTTTGGGCGATTTGAAAAAGCTTCTCAAAGAAAAAACCGGGCTTGATTTAAACCTCATCAAAAGTGAAGATGATGTGAAAAAGCCCCCCCTTTTATTAGAAATCGCTAATCCCAGCGATAACCCTGTCATTTTTAGCTTGAGTGGGGGCATTGCGGATAAATTAGGCTTGAGTGCTAATGAAATGGAACTAAAAAAGGGTATTGCAAGAGATTCTGTAGCCATTAGGATTCCTTACTACAGCACTTCAGCAGATATTTATGATGAAGCAGGTAATAAATACCTACTCCAAAGCGAATACTTTATGACTAACTCTAATGACCCCGCATCAAGCCCTACAAGCACGAGGAAAAATCAAACATGGCAAGTTAAAAGCTACATCGTAGATAGCAGAGAAAAAGACCCTATCAATGAGCCTATATGGGAAATTATTGGCTTTGACTCTGAAACGCATAAGATGAAAGCCACGCCCATTACTTTGGATTTTAAAGGCAATAAGCTTACCTATTCACTAGACAAGAGCGAAAGTCATGTTTCTAGCGATTTATCTTATCAAGAATCTAAGCTTTTAGAAGTGAGTCAAGATGGCAAACCTAAAGGCATTTTCAGAGACATGCGTATTGAAGAAAATGGCATTATCTCACTATCTTTTAGTAATGGTGCAGTAGAACCAGTCGCTCGTATAGGCATTTTAGCTTTCACTAATGACCAAGGGCTAAGAAAGGTAGGTGGGAATGTCTATGAAATGGAAGAAGGCACCATCAATGGGCAAAACAGACCTTTAAGCGGTAATCCTATTTTAGGGTGGGATGAAGAGGGCAAGCTGAAATTTGGAAAAATCAGACATAAATATTTAGAAACAAGTAATGTGAATGCTGGAAATGCCTTAACGAATCTAATCTTAATGCAAAGGGGCTATTCTATGAATGCCAAAGCCTTTAGCACCGGCGATGATATGATTAAGGAAGCCATTAGTCTGAAAAAATAG
- a CDS encoding ABC transporter ATP-binding protein, giving the protein MVLEVKNLSFKYPQKLILDKLSFSVPKNSITSILAPNGSGKTTLLKCLLGLLKPLEKTEIKACNKDILPLRPHEKAKLIAYIPQVEHYAFNFNVLDFVLMGKATHLSLFATPKAKHIKEATSILERLNLEFLKDQGINDLSGGQRQMVLLARSLLQKTPLLLLDEPTSALDLRNQALFFNAIQDEMKKRELSVLMNIHDPNLVARYSSDVIMLKDKKLFLQAKTQIAMTSKTLSSLYNTPLEAIWHANKLVVCAL; this is encoded by the coding sequence ATGGTTTTAGAAGTTAAAAACCTTTCTTTTAAATACCCACAAAAACTAATCTTGGATAAGCTCAGTTTTAGTGTGCCAAAAAACAGCATTACAAGCATTCTAGCGCCTAATGGCTCGGGTAAAACCACGCTTTTAAAATGCCTTTTAGGGCTTTTAAAGCCTTTAGAAAAGACTGAAATTAAGGCCTGCAACAAAGATATTTTACCCCTAAGACCTCATGAAAAGGCCAAATTAATTGCTTATATTCCGCAAGTGGAACATTATGCGTTTAATTTTAATGTGTTAGATTTTGTTCTTATGGGAAAGGCGACGCATTTGAGTTTGTTTGCCACTCCTAAAGCTAAGCATATTAAGGAAGCGACAAGCATTTTAGAACGCTTGAATTTGGAGTTTTTAAAAGACCAAGGCATTAATGATTTGTCTGGCGGCCAAAGACAAATGGTGCTTTTAGCCAGAAGCTTGTTGCAAAAAACGCCCTTATTGCTACTAGATGAGCCTACAAGCGCTTTAGATTTGAGAAATCAAGCCCTGTTTTTTAATGCGATTCAAGATGAAATGAAAAAAAGAGAATTAAGCGTTTTAATGAATATCCATGACCCTAATTTAGTGGCTCGGTATTCTAGTGATGTGATTATGCTAAAAGACAAAAAACTTTTCTTGCAGGCTAAAACTCAAATCGCTATGACTTCAAAAACTCTAAGCTCACTCTATAACACACCCCTAGAAGCCATTTGGCATGCTAATAAGCTTGTGGTGTGTGCATTGTAG
- a CDS encoding DUF3240 family protein: MCALEIYIDLRLKDALIDYLFEKGFDDFFYMECYKYATSSLLLSEKEQVSGRKDYAKFKLFLSDEMTLALSQALRNQFASIKLFYSQVHEL, encoded by the coding sequence ATGTGTGCTTTAGAAATCTATATTGATTTGCGTCTTAAAGACGCCTTAATAGATTATTTGTTTGAAAAGGGTTTTGATGACTTTTTCTACATGGAATGCTATAAATACGCCACTTCTAGTTTACTTTTGAGTGAAAAAGAGCAAGTGAGTGGGCGTAAAGACTACGCTAAATTCAAGCTTTTTTTAAGCGATGAAATGACACTCGCATTAAGTCAAGCCTTACGAAATCAGTTTGCTTCTATCAAATTATTCTATTCTCAAGTGCATGAATTATAA